A window of the Brachybacterium sacelli genome harbors these coding sequences:
- a CDS encoding 5-(carboxyamino)imidazole ribonucleotide synthase, translating to MMLGPAIELGLTAPVLATSREESAAAVAGQVHLGRHDDEQAVRTLAGEVDVLTFDHEHVPAAILEPIGAESLAAVRPGPAALAHAQDKLVMRERLTALGHPCPRWWRVGSRADLAEALERTGGRLVVKTPRGGYDAHGVRVLDAADQADDWLSEHGQLLAEELVPFTRELSAQVARRPGGEAVAYPVVQSLQKDGVCYEVVAPAPGLDESAQQRIQALALAIAEDLEVVGMLAVELFETADGEVSVNELAMRPHNTGHWSMDGAVTGQFEQHLRAVADLPLGATTPRGPVAVMVNLLGGAAEDLAPGAHAALAADPELKVHLYGKSVRPGRKIGHVTLVGEDAGDLLARAHRAERLIVDGPATAAPADGTTKETR from the coding sequence ATGATGCTGGGCCCCGCCATCGAGCTGGGCCTGACCGCTCCCGTGCTCGCCACCTCCCGCGAGGAGAGCGCCGCGGCCGTCGCCGGCCAGGTGCACCTGGGACGTCACGACGACGAGCAGGCAGTGCGCACGCTCGCCGGCGAGGTGGACGTGCTCACCTTCGACCACGAGCACGTGCCCGCCGCGATCCTCGAACCGATCGGCGCCGAGAGCCTGGCCGCCGTGCGACCGGGGCCCGCCGCCCTCGCCCACGCCCAGGACAAGCTGGTCATGCGCGAACGCCTGACCGCGCTGGGCCATCCCTGCCCGCGCTGGTGGCGGGTCGGCAGCCGCGCGGACCTCGCCGAGGCGCTCGAGCGGACCGGGGGCCGCCTGGTGGTCAAGACCCCGCGGGGTGGCTACGACGCCCACGGCGTGCGGGTCCTCGACGCCGCCGACCAGGCCGACGACTGGCTGTCGGAGCACGGCCAGCTGCTCGCCGAGGAGCTGGTCCCCTTCACCCGGGAGCTGTCCGCCCAGGTGGCGCGCCGTCCCGGCGGCGAGGCGGTCGCGTACCCCGTCGTGCAGTCGCTCCAGAAGGACGGCGTCTGCTACGAGGTCGTCGCCCCGGCCCCCGGCCTCGACGAGTCCGCCCAGCAGCGCATCCAGGCCCTGGCCCTCGCGATCGCCGAGGATCTCGAGGTGGTCGGGATGCTCGCCGTCGAGCTGTTCGAGACCGCCGACGGCGAGGTCAGCGTCAACGAGCTCGCGATGCGCCCGCACAACACCGGCCACTGGTCCATGGACGGCGCCGTGACCGGGCAGTTCGAGCAGCATCTGCGCGCCGTGGCCGATCTGCCGTTGGGTGCCACCACCCCCCGGGGCCCGGTCGCGGTGATGGTGAACCTGCTCGGCGGCGCCGCCGAGGACCTCGCCCCGGGCGCCCACGCCGCCCTCGCCGCCGACCCGGAGCTGAAGGTCCACCTGTACGGCAAGTCCGTGCGTCCGGGCCGCAAGATCGGCCATGTCACCCTGGTGGGCGAGGACGCGGGGGACCTGCTCGCGCGCGCCCACCGCGCCGAGCGCCTCATCGTCGACGGCCCCGCCACCGCAGCGCCCGCAGACGGCACGACGAAGGAGACCCGATGA
- a CDS encoding acetyl/propionyl/methylcrotonyl-CoA carboxylase subunit alpha, which produces MPARSSKPRPLSTVLIANRGEIAVRVARACRDAGLRSVAVYADPDRDALHTQIADEAYALGGSTAASSYLVVDKILDIAHRSGADAIHPGYGFLSERADFAQAVIDAGLTWIGPPPSAIEKLGDKVSARHIAQKAGAPLVAGTKDPVASSDEVVDFARANGLPIAIKAAFGGGGRGLKVAREESEVRELFDSAVREAVSSFGRGECFVERYLDAPRHVETQCIADIHGNVQVVSTRDCSLQRRHQKLVEEAPAPFLTSQQNAQLVSSSKAILREAGYVGAGTCEFLVGADGTISFLEVNTRLQVEHPVTEEVAGVDLVREQLRIAAGESISSEDPLVRGHSFEFRINGEDPGRGFMPAPGRIQRYDVPSGPGVRIESGVRAGDEVSGAFDSMLAKLVITGATRQEALERSRRALAEFRIDGVPTVLPFHRAVVEDPAFAPASPEEPFAVHTRWIETEFAGDLPAAPLPAQPEEAEDREAVVVEVDGRRVEISLPASLRAPQQSVRQRRKRSHRAVGDKAAGGNAVTAPMQGTIVKIVAEEGQTVADGDLLVVLEAMKMEQPITAHRSGVVQGLTAEIGATVSAGAVLCQLAD; this is translated from the coding sequence ATGCCCGCACGCTCCTCCAAGCCCCGCCCCCTGTCCACGGTGCTGATCGCCAACCGTGGAGAGATCGCGGTGCGGGTCGCACGAGCCTGCCGGGACGCCGGGCTCCGCTCGGTCGCCGTGTACGCCGACCCCGACCGCGACGCGCTGCACACGCAGATCGCCGACGAGGCCTACGCCCTCGGGGGCAGCACCGCCGCCAGCTCGTACCTGGTCGTCGACAAGATCCTCGACATCGCCCACCGCTCCGGGGCGGATGCGATCCACCCCGGCTACGGGTTCCTCTCCGAGCGCGCCGACTTCGCGCAGGCCGTCATCGACGCCGGGCTGACGTGGATCGGGCCGCCCCCGTCGGCCATCGAGAAGCTCGGGGACAAGGTCTCGGCCCGCCACATCGCCCAGAAAGCCGGGGCACCCCTGGTCGCGGGCACCAAGGACCCGGTCGCCAGCTCCGACGAGGTGGTCGACTTCGCCCGCGCCAACGGTCTGCCGATCGCCATCAAGGCCGCCTTCGGCGGCGGTGGTCGCGGCCTGAAGGTCGCCCGCGAGGAGTCCGAGGTGCGCGAGCTGTTCGACTCGGCCGTGCGGGAGGCCGTGTCCTCCTTCGGGCGCGGCGAGTGCTTCGTGGAGCGCTACCTCGATGCGCCCCGGCACGTCGAGACCCAGTGCATCGCGGACATCCACGGCAATGTCCAGGTGGTCTCCACCCGGGACTGCTCCCTGCAGCGTCGTCACCAGAAGCTGGTCGAGGAGGCGCCGGCGCCGTTCCTCACCTCCCAGCAGAACGCGCAGCTGGTCTCCTCCTCCAAGGCGATCCTGCGCGAGGCCGGCTACGTCGGCGCCGGCACCTGCGAGTTCCTGGTCGGCGCCGACGGCACCATCTCCTTCCTCGAGGTCAACACGCGACTCCAGGTCGAGCACCCGGTGACCGAGGAGGTCGCCGGTGTGGACCTGGTCCGCGAGCAGCTGCGCATCGCCGCCGGGGAGTCCATCTCCAGCGAGGACCCGCTGGTGCGCGGGCACTCCTTCGAGTTCCGCATCAACGGCGAGGACCCGGGCCGCGGCTTCATGCCCGCCCCCGGGCGCATCCAGCGCTACGACGTGCCCTCCGGCCCGGGCGTGCGCATCGAGTCGGGCGTGCGCGCCGGTGACGAGGTCTCCGGCGCCTTCGACTCCATGCTGGCCAAGCTCGTGATCACCGGTGCCACCCGGCAGGAGGCCCTCGAGCGCTCCCGCCGCGCCCTGGCCGAGTTCCGCATCGACGGGGTCCCGACCGTGCTGCCCTTCCACCGCGCCGTGGTCGAGGATCCTGCGTTCGCCCCGGCCTCGCCCGAGGAACCCTTCGCGGTCCACACCCGGTGGATCGAGACCGAGTTCGCGGGCGATCTCCCGGCCGCCCCGCTGCCGGCTCAGCCCGAGGAGGCCGAGGACCGCGAGGCGGTCGTGGTCGAGGTCGACGGCCGCCGGGTCGAGATCAGCCTTCCCGCTTCGCTGCGCGCACCGCAGCAGTCGGTGCGCCAGCGCCGCAAGCGCAGCCATCGCGCGGTCGGCGACAAGGCCGCTGGCGGCAACGCGGTCACCGCGCCCATGCAGGGCACCATCGTCAAGATCGTCGCCGAGGAGGGCCAGACCGTCGCCGACGGCGACCTGCTCGTGGTGCTCGAGGCGATGAAGATGGAGCAGCCGATCACCGCGCACCGCTCCGGGGTCGTCCAGGGCCTGACCGCCGAGATCGGCGCGACCGTCTCCGCGGGCGCGGTGCTCTGCCAGCTCGCGGACTGA
- a CDS encoding Maf family protein: MTHPTATSPAATADTGAPGEPPDHDPLLLLASASAGRRATLRAARIEHGTLPVDLDEEAILAAARERATASGDLDDALTPAEEVLLLAREKALAATARSDGGYLVLGCDSMLELDGESIGKPHTPARAAQRWRAMRGRSATLHSGHWLVDDRDEADGGTAATFGATASCRVTFADVTDEEIEAYVATGDPLGVAGAFTLDGLAGPFIEGVEGDPHAVVGLSLPLLRRMLGEVGLGVHELWDAALSSATGEDSAATTPPPASA; this comes from the coding sequence ATGACGCACCCGACTGCCACCTCCCCCGCCGCGACCGCCGACACCGGGGCCCCCGGCGAGCCGCCGGACCACGATCCGCTCCTGCTGCTCGCCTCCGCCTCGGCCGGTCGCCGCGCCACCCTGCGCGCGGCTCGCATCGAGCACGGCACCCTCCCCGTCGATCTCGACGAGGAGGCGATCCTCGCCGCGGCCCGCGAGCGCGCCACCGCCTCCGGGGATCTCGACGACGCCCTCACCCCCGCTGAGGAGGTGCTGCTGCTGGCCCGTGAAAAGGCGCTGGCCGCGACCGCCCGCAGCGACGGCGGCTACCTGGTGCTCGGCTGCGACTCGATGCTCGAGCTCGACGGCGAATCCATCGGCAAGCCGCACACGCCCGCACGCGCCGCACAGCGCTGGCGGGCGATGCGAGGGCGCTCCGCCACCCTGCACTCCGGGCACTGGCTGGTCGACGACCGCGACGAGGCCGACGGCGGCACCGCGGCGACCTTCGGGGCTACCGCGAGCTGCCGCGTCACCTTCGCGGACGTGACCGACGAGGAGATCGAGGCCTACGTGGCCACCGGTGATCCGCTTGGCGTGGCGGGCGCCTTCACCCTCGACGGGCTCGCCGGCCCGTTCATCGAGGGGGTCGAGGGTGACCCGCACGCCGTCGTCGGGCTGTCGCTGCCGCTGCTGCGCCGGATGCTGGGCGAGGTCGGTCTGGGCGTCCACGAGCTGTGGGATGCCGCACTGTCCTCCGCCACCGGGGAGGACTCCGCGGCCACCACCCCGCCGCCTGCGTCCGCGTGA
- a CDS encoding ATP-binding protein produces MRQRVLQATIITVVLAVLLLGIPLGWSWMQLAKQRLSDEASDILDDVRVATDARLSEGRPLEEALLQRIVDEQTDLNIAISVTTRDGDTITAGDPPGDDPLEVRVGGSEQQDIVVSVPQSDVRAHTASDWVIIVVAGLSALSVGASVALWQAQRISMPLARLNRRAEEMGSGRARGPWNPSGIAEIDDVAEELIRSGAMLTDRLEAESQLASNASHQLRTPLTALSMRLDEILATSSEEWVREEARISLEQIDRLTEVVHDLINAPRSSQNRTPGVVELRSVLTQQSEEWSPAYRRAHRELRIQVPSSAAVWGSTGPLTQVVATLIENALMHGEGRTTVKVRRNEHSTVVEVTDEGGGIDPELGARIFERSISGRSSSGTGVGLALARTLVEDDGGRLELLTETPATFGVFLISAPGEDDADPETVEDPSGEQDDDLENLPQGSVVRRRPRSRT; encoded by the coding sequence GTGCGGCAACGGGTACTGCAGGCCACGATCATCACCGTGGTCCTCGCGGTGCTGCTGCTGGGCATCCCGCTGGGCTGGTCCTGGATGCAGCTGGCGAAGCAGAGGCTCTCCGACGAGGCCAGCGACATCCTCGACGACGTCCGGGTCGCCACCGACGCGCGGCTGAGTGAGGGCAGGCCGTTGGAGGAGGCGCTGCTGCAGCGCATCGTCGACGAGCAGACGGATCTGAACATCGCCATCTCGGTCACCACGCGCGACGGCGACACGATCACGGCGGGCGATCCCCCCGGCGACGACCCGCTCGAGGTCCGCGTCGGCGGCTCCGAGCAGCAGGACATCGTGGTGTCCGTCCCGCAGTCCGATGTGCGCGCGCACACCGCGAGCGACTGGGTGATCATCGTCGTCGCCGGGCTCTCGGCCCTCTCGGTGGGCGCCTCCGTCGCCCTGTGGCAGGCGCAGCGGATCTCGATGCCTTTGGCCCGGCTGAACCGGCGGGCGGAGGAGATGGGCTCCGGCCGTGCCCGCGGACCGTGGAACCCCTCGGGGATCGCCGAGATCGACGACGTCGCCGAGGAGCTGATCCGTTCCGGCGCGATGCTCACCGATCGCCTGGAAGCGGAGAGCCAGCTCGCCTCCAACGCGTCCCACCAGCTGCGCACCCCGCTGACCGCGCTGTCCATGCGGCTGGACGAGATCCTCGCGACCAGCTCCGAAGAGTGGGTGCGCGAGGAGGCGCGGATCTCCCTGGAGCAGATCGACCGCCTCACCGAGGTGGTCCACGACCTCATCAACGCCCCGCGCTCCTCGCAGAACCGCACCCCCGGCGTGGTCGAGCTGCGTTCGGTGCTCACCCAGCAGAGCGAGGAATGGTCACCCGCCTACCGCCGCGCCCATCGTGAGCTGCGCATCCAGGTGCCGAGCAGCGCGGCCGTCTGGGGATCGACCGGCCCGCTCACGCAGGTCGTCGCCACCCTCATCGAGAACGCGCTCATGCACGGCGAGGGTCGCACCACCGTGAAGGTGCGGCGCAACGAGCACTCCACGGTGGTCGAGGTGACCGACGAGGGCGGTGGCATCGACCCCGAGCTCGGCGCGCGGATCTTCGAGCGCTCCATCTCCGGACGCAGCTCCTCGGGCACCGGAGTCGGCCTGGCCCTGGCCCGCACCCTGGTCGAGGACGACGGCGGACGCCTCGAGCTGCTCACCGAGACGCCGGCGACCTTCGGCGTGTTCCTCATCTCCGCCCCCGGCGAGGACGACGCCGATCCGGAGACCGTCGAGGACCCGTCCGGCGAGCAGGACGACGACCTCGAGAACCTCCCGCAGGGGTCCGTGGTCCGGCGCCGCCCGCGCTCGCGGACCTGA
- a CDS encoding response regulator transcription factor, producing the protein MTRLLLVEDDSAIAEPLSRALDREGYDVTRASRGMDALAIAAGGDPIDVVILDLGLPDLDGLEVARRLRKGGLESPILILTARADEVDAVVGLDAGADDYVTKPFRLGELQARIRALMRRTQVVEESGDAFDVNGVTLDVSARRAYVDGEELSLSAKEYDLLTVLVRESGSVVTRDDLMREVWGAEWWGSTKTLDMHISWLRRKLGDDATNPRRITTVRGVGFRFETGAES; encoded by the coding sequence GTGACACGACTGCTACTCGTCGAGGACGACTCGGCCATCGCTGAACCTCTCTCCCGCGCACTGGACCGCGAGGGGTACGACGTCACGCGCGCCTCGCGCGGCATGGACGCGCTCGCGATCGCCGCCGGCGGGGACCCGATCGACGTCGTGATCCTCGATCTCGGCCTGCCTGACCTGGACGGTCTCGAGGTCGCCCGCCGGCTGCGCAAGGGCGGTCTCGAATCGCCGATCCTGATCCTCACCGCCCGGGCCGATGAGGTCGACGCCGTGGTGGGCCTCGATGCCGGCGCCGACGACTACGTGACCAAACCCTTCCGGCTCGGCGAGCTCCAGGCCCGCATCCGCGCCCTGATGCGCCGCACCCAGGTCGTGGAGGAGTCGGGCGACGCCTTCGACGTCAACGGCGTGACCCTCGACGTCTCCGCGCGCCGCGCCTACGTCGACGGCGAGGAGCTGAGCCTGTCGGCCAAGGAGTACGACCTGCTGACCGTGCTGGTGCGCGAGTCGGGCAGCGTCGTCACCCGCGACGACCTCATGCGAGAGGTCTGGGGCGCCGAGTGGTGGGGCTCGACCAAGACCCTCGACATGCACATCTCGTGGCTGCGCCGCAAGCTCGGGGACGACGCCACCAACCCGCGCCGGATCACGACGGTCAGGGGTGTCGGCTTCCGCTTCGAGACCGGCGCGGAGAGCTGA
- a CDS encoding biotin--[acetyl-CoA-carboxylase] ligase encodes MDRSEAVPDRGPIPAPVIHRLARVPSTQDEAARRLAAGQETPFAVATGEQTAGRGRLGRSFASPDGGNVYLTYVHRTRLAPQRRSWIPLVAGLAALEAVTSAVGDRGPVLGLKWPNDLHLEDGRKLGGILVEGRGSDAVLIGIGLNVRGPVRGADGAPVPGAAWLLGDEGIRATGEQREGAGDPEAMRARIERALAGALAAELAALESTEGDADAARSADRYTMTCLTLGQAVRVDPLGSAGTGGARSSSLRGIARAVDAHGRLVVDLDEGGRRAVDVGDVRHVRPGGPARPATGAARGAEQEVHGT; translated from the coding sequence GTGGATCGCTCAGAGGCCGTCCCCGATCGCGGGCCGATCCCTGCCCCGGTGATCCATCGGCTCGCGCGCGTGCCCTCGACCCAGGACGAGGCGGCGCGCCGCCTGGCCGCCGGCCAGGAGACGCCCTTCGCGGTGGCCACCGGGGAGCAGACCGCCGGGCGTGGACGACTGGGCCGGAGCTTCGCGAGCCCCGACGGCGGCAACGTCTACCTGACCTATGTCCACCGCACCCGCCTGGCTCCGCAGCGGCGCAGCTGGATCCCGCTGGTCGCCGGGCTCGCCGCACTCGAGGCAGTGACCTCGGCGGTCGGGGACCGGGGCCCGGTGCTGGGACTGAAATGGCCCAACGACCTCCACCTCGAGGACGGCCGCAAGCTCGGCGGGATCCTCGTCGAGGGGCGCGGGAGCGACGCCGTGCTGATCGGTATCGGGCTGAACGTGCGCGGGCCGGTCCGCGGCGCCGACGGGGCCCCGGTGCCGGGAGCGGCCTGGCTGCTCGGGGACGAGGGGATCCGCGCGACCGGCGAGCAGCGCGAGGGAGCGGGGGACCCCGAGGCGATGCGCGCCCGGATCGAGCGGGCCCTGGCCGGCGCGCTCGCCGCCGAGCTGGCGGCGCTGGAATCCACGGAGGGGGACGCGGACGCAGCACGGTCCGCGGACCGTTACACTATGACGTGCCTCACACTCGGGCAGGCGGTGCGGGTCGATCCCCTGGGATCGGCCGGCACGGGCGGAGCACGGTCCTCCTCCCTGCGCGGCATCGCCCGAGCCGTCGATGCGCATGGCCGCCTGGTGGTCGACCTCGACGAGGGCGGCCGCCGGGCCGTGGACGTCGGCGACGTGAGACATGTGAGGCCGGGCGGACCCGCTCGGCCCGCGACGGGTGCCGCTCGCGGCGCCGAACAGGAGGTACACGGCACGTGA
- a CDS encoding adenylate/guanylate cyclase domain-containing protein, with the protein MTGGSEDLERSITSDGSPPSEPSSVPPEQSPDLVQTSLDDQEILDLNRRFAEVRRSVGALEKVLLQGPRKYSRRDLAQRQDIPERLASVYWRSLGFTPVDEDTVVFTEEDAYSIGDLSAIVEDGVLSERAFASITRGLGFHMGRLAMWITEALVDEAKHADGADDAEARQQMLDSIPELLETLESQVMFTFRRQLAAYAARAGSEVLHRDTDELFPLQRAVGFADLVQFTRLAQDLSGAELADVVGRFEAVGRDVISVGGGRVVKTVGDEIMFLADTPEDGAQIAVSLAEAITSDPALPPIRVGLSWGSMFSRYGDVFGPKVNLAARMESVARPGSVMVDAETAAAVTQALPGGFSITEGEDVELHGIGTVRVQEMRRDRSAPLDMGL; encoded by the coding sequence GTGACGGGCGGCAGCGAAGACCTGGAGCGCAGCATCACCTCGGACGGGTCACCACCGTCGGAGCCCTCGAGCGTCCCCCCGGAGCAGTCACCCGACCTCGTGCAGACCTCGCTCGACGACCAGGAGATCCTCGATCTCAATCGACGCTTCGCCGAGGTGCGGCGCAGTGTCGGGGCGCTGGAGAAGGTGCTGCTGCAGGGCCCGCGGAAGTACTCGCGTCGCGACCTGGCCCAGCGCCAGGACATCCCGGAGCGGCTGGCCTCCGTGTACTGGCGCTCGCTCGGCTTCACCCCGGTGGACGAGGACACCGTGGTGTTCACCGAGGAGGACGCCTACTCGATCGGGGACCTCTCCGCGATCGTCGAGGACGGCGTGCTCTCCGAGCGCGCCTTCGCGAGCATCACCCGTGGCCTGGGCTTCCACATGGGCCGGCTCGCCATGTGGATCACCGAGGCCCTGGTCGACGAGGCCAAGCACGCCGACGGGGCCGACGACGCCGAGGCCCGCCAGCAGATGCTCGACTCGATCCCCGAGCTGCTCGAGACCCTCGAGTCCCAGGTCATGTTCACCTTCCGCCGGCAGCTCGCGGCGTACGCGGCGCGAGCCGGCTCCGAGGTGCTCCACCGCGACACCGACGAGCTGTTCCCGCTGCAGCGGGCCGTGGGCTTCGCCGACCTGGTGCAGTTCACCCGCCTGGCCCAGGACCTCTCCGGTGCCGAGCTCGCCGACGTCGTCGGCCGTTTTGAGGCGGTGGGACGCGATGTGATCTCCGTCGGCGGCGGCCGCGTGGTCAAGACCGTCGGCGACGAGATCATGTTCCTGGCCGACACGCCCGAGGACGGCGCGCAGATCGCCGTCAGCCTCGCCGAGGCCATCACCTCCGACCCCGCCCTGCCCCCGATCCGGGTGGGACTGTCCTGGGGATCGATGTTCTCCCGGTACGGTGACGTCTTCGGGCCCAAGGTCAACCTCGCCGCCCGGATGGAGTCCGTGGCCCGCCCCGGGTCCGTGATGGTCGACGCCGAGACCGCCGCAGCCGTCACCCAGGCGTTGCCGGGGGGCTTCAGCATCACCGAGGGCGAGGACGTGGAGCTCCACGGCATCGGCACGGTGCGGGTGCAGGAGATGCGCCGGGACCGCTCGGCGCCGCTCGACATGGGCCTGTGA